One genomic window of Cyprinus carpio isolate SPL01 chromosome B8, ASM1834038v1, whole genome shotgun sequence includes the following:
- the LOC109109357 gene encoding taste receptor type 2 member 30-like, with the protein MTLVGQVLFFVALLIVGTSGNIFNLIFTIQQQVKTRSIQTVGLILNVISINNIILVLATFAMVVGVFQNSLIWCIRPYPLSIRTEIYLMMSCSFISFWAIAWLSLFYCIKVVNFSSECFRALKRNISSVINAAVLLSCVLSSLLFFPMFSLDAADSMEKNYNVNDIGNLTCPMPSFTIQMNANAYAAAIICLLCPIPLMIMLPTSIRMVVHLCAHTLALKKNQTQVQGSDSYLLVCKITVSLVGVYMSTLCIVALFIIIRLIGQPITYHILASAFSFYSGMTSLLLTASNRYLKEKLWSLFCCRKAEEQGSRSQTVVTEDV; encoded by the coding sequence ATGACCCTCGTTGGGCAAGTTCTTTTTTTTGTCGCACTTCTGATAGTTGGTACTTCTGGAAAcatatttaaccttatttttactATACAACAGCAAGTGAAGACAAGGAGCATTCAGACTGTCGGTTTGATCCTAAACGTCATCTCCATCAACAACATTATCTTGGTACTCGCCACCTTTGCAATGGTAGTTGGTGTCTTTCAGAATTCCCTGATTTGGTGCATCAGGCCATATCCTTTATCTATTCGGACTGAAATATATCTAATGATGAGTTGCAGCTTCATCAGCTTCTGGGCCATTGCATGGCTGAGTCTCTTCTACTGCATCAAAGTTGTGAATTTCTCTTCTGAGTGCTTCCGAGCACTGAAGAGGAACATCTCCTCTGTGATCAATGCTGCAGTGCTGCTGAGCTGTGTGTTATCCTCCTTGTTGTTCTTTCCTATGTTCTCACTCGACGCTGCAGattcaatggaaaaaaattacaatgtgaATGACATCGGCAACTTGACGTGTCCAATGCCCTCCTTCACTATACAGATGAATGCAAACGCATACGCTGCTGCAATTATTTGCCTCCTCTGCCCGATCCCTCTGATGATCATGCTGCCCACCTCTATCAGAATGGTGGTTCATCTATGCGCCCACACGCTGGCTCTCAAGAAGAACCAGACCCAGGTGCAGGGATCTGACTCGTACCTCCTGGTGTGCAAGATCACCGTCTCCCTGGTGGGAGTTTATATGTCCACTCTGTGTATCGTGGCTTTGTTTATCATTATAAGGTTAATCGGGCAACCTATCACCTACCACATCTTAGCCAGTGCCTTTAGTTTTTATAGTGGCATGACTTCTCTCCTTCTGACAGCTTCAAACAGGTATCTGAAAGAGAAGCTCTGGAGTCTGTTCTGCTGTAGGAAGGCAGAGGAACAAGGTAGCAGAAGCCAGACAGTTGTGACAGAGGATGTTTGA
- the gstt1a gene encoding glutathione S-transferase theta-1a, with protein sequence MPLELYLDLHSQPCRSVFLFAQINKIPFEFKAVDLSAGEQYGEEFGKVSIIRRVPVLKDGDFILTESIAILQYLAAKHHTPDNWYPTDLQKRARVDEFLSWQHTNIRTHGSKVFWFRGVMPAVTGAPVPKEKMDAAVEDLNASLKTFEDKFLQSRPFIIGDKISLADLVAIVEIMQPVGTGLDVFQGRPALSAWRDRVKKEIGVEVFDEAHKVIMNVDTLAQTFENKGLPEFLKLKIQRMFN encoded by the exons ATGCCACTGGAACTGTATCTCGATTTGCATTCCCAGCCATGCCGCTCCGTCTTCCTATTTGCCCAGATAAATAAAATTCCATTTGAATTCAAAGCGGTGGATTTATCTGCag GTGAACAATATGGAGAGGAATTTGGTAAGGTCAGCATCATAAGGAGAGTTCCTGTCCTCAAAGATGGAGACTTTATTCTAACAGAGAG TATAGCTATACTGCAGTACTTGGCAGCAAAACATCACACTCCTGACAACTGGTATCCAACTGACCTGCAGAAGCGTGCACGAGTCGACGAGTTTCTCTCCTGGCAGCACACGAACATAAGAACTCATGGGTCAAAGGTCTTCTGGTTCAGG GGAGTCATGCCTGCAGTCACTGGGGCCCCAGTGCCTAAGGAGAAGATGGATGCTGCCGTGGAGGACCTCAACGCATCTTTGAAAACCTTTGAGGACAAGTTTCTGCAGAGCAGGCCCTTTATAATTGGAGATAAAATATCTCTGGCTGATCTTGTAGCCATCGTGGAGATAATGCAG CCGGTCGGTACAGGTCTAGATGTGTTTCAAGGCAGACCTGCTCTGAGTGCATGGAGAGACAGAGTTAAGAAGGAGATCGGTGTGGAAGTCTTCGATGAAGCCCATAAGGTTATCATGAATGTTGATACATTGGCACAAACCTTTGAGAACAAAGGTTTACCAGAGTTTCTCAAGCTAAAGATACAGAGAATGTTTAACTGA